A genomic stretch from Malus domestica chromosome 15, GDT2T_hap1 includes:
- the LOC103438804 gene encoding ethylene-responsive transcription factor RAP2-13-like (The RefSeq protein has 2 frameshifts compared to this genomic sequence): protein MATTMDFYSSRAAFQSSSDPFGGELMEALEPFMKSASSSPPPPSSLPTTATSPPSFAPFLPSFPSSSSSYDFLSSSNQPSFYDYGCSTSSMTQLFSDGLFEKHHQQLPSIGLNHLTPPRSTKSKPRSSPNPNPNPNPNKPKSLGKTHHQQVSQPSSHTLSFLGPKPVLMKQVGSSGSPPKPTKLYRGVRQRHWGKWVAEIRLPKNRTRLWLGTFDTAEEAALAYDKAAYKLRGDFARLNFPHLRHNGSVVGGEFGEYKPLHASVDAKLQAICEGLAETQKQGKAAKPAKRSSAAASRQPAPETLAVKVETSSPVMTDSEGSAGSSPLSDLTFGDSTEPWENSGASESTAVLEKYPSEIDWASIFS, encoded by the exons ATGGCAACTACAATGGATTTCTACAGTAGCAGAGCAGCTTTTCAATCATCATCAGATCCCTTCGGAGGTGAGCTGATGGAAGCACTTGAGCCTTTTATGAAAAGTGCTTCTTCATCGCCGCCGCCGCCGTCTTCCCTCCCCACCACCGCCACGTCTCCTCCTTCCTTCGCCCCTTTCCTTCCCTCTttcccttcttcctcctcctcctacgACTTCCTCTCTTCCTCAAACCAGCCCAGTTTCTACGATTACGGTTGCTCCACCTCCTCCATGACCCAATTGTTTTCAGATGGGTTATTTGAGAAGCACCACCAGCAACTGCCGTCAATCGGGCTGAACCACCTGA CCCCTCCCAGATCCACCAAATCCAAGCCCAGATCCAGTCCCAATCCCAATCCCAATCCCAACCCCAACAAACCCAAATCTCTTGGGAAAA ACCACCAACAAGTTTCTCAGCCGTCGTCTCATACTCTCAGCTTCCTCGGCCCCAAACCCGTCTTGATGAAGCAGGTGGGCTCCTCCGGTTCGCCGCCGAAACCCACCAAGCTTTACAGGGGTGTCAGGCAACGCCACTGGGGCAAATGGGTCGCTGAGATTAGGCTCCCTAAGAACCGCACCAGGCTCTGGCTAGGAACTTTCGACACGGCGGAGGAAGCTGCTCTGGCTTACGACAAGGCAGCTTACAAGCTCAGAGGCGACTTCGCCAGGCTCAATTTCCCGCACCTCCGCCACAATGGGTCAGTCGTCGGAGGCGAGTTCGGCGAGTACAAGCCTCTGCATGCTTCTGTCGACGCCAAGCTTCAAGCCATCTGCGAAGGCTTGGCCGAAACTCAGAAACAGGGCAAGGCAGCGAAGCCCGCCAAGAGGTCATCCGCTGCAGCGAGCCGACAGCCGGCCCCGGAGACTTTGGCCGTCAAGGTTGAAACCTCGTCGCCGGTGATGACTGATAGCGAGGGGTCTGCCGGGTCTTCGCCGCTTTCCGATCTGACTTTCGGCGACTCTACGGAGCCGTGGGAGAACAGCGGCGCTTCCGAGAGCACTGCCGTGTTAGAGAAGTACCCGTCCGAGATTGATTGGGCTTCGATCTTCAGTTAA